The following proteins are encoded in a genomic region of Thermothielavioides terrestris NRRL 8126 chromosome 5, complete sequence:
- a CDS encoding glycoside hydrolase family 31 protein (CAZy_ID 269976) — protein MEPAASPTRAARPLAVKHKGRFPGSRPFPSRDTNTYTSTSSAEITSYPAWPPRRSVVGIRGCTGLVQSAAPKSKSPPPLWRSSSTATLVQSVLILVGGIATAFAEGTGILDVTLDAEEQDVQLQEGPDAYIGEPTKLDQVGRAPQHSGTWILGLGIYIPLGLFLLLFLFALTYSFKRRSRIPRSKATGSSRFIQSAIAMFSFTLLLWITGFCLRAASGDYDHSAVSRTSWQPNQTVAPAPVFTIPASATLGRNVLPNIIDPEAVDPQTVCPGYKASNIDETEGGFTAELDLAGPACNVYGNDIEHLSLSVDFQADDRVHVDIRPRFISPENESWFLLPEVLVPRPPRGARYQQSDSALIVSWSNDPTFSFSVKRRETNDTLFSTEGKVLVYEDQFVEFASALPERYNLYGLGEVIHGFRLGDNLTRTLFAADVGDTIDANLYGSHPIYLDTRYFVADDSGELTYVQNTTDKANKYVSYTHGVFLRNAHAQEILLRPSSVTWRTLGGSIDLYFYSGPKAQDVIRAYQQTAVGLPAMQQYWSLGFHQCRWGYKSWAEVEDVVDNFARFEIPLETIWTDIDYMKQYRDFENDPVRFGYTEGSKFLAKLHANHQHYVPIIDSAIYAPNPENPDDAYPPYDRGVEAKAFMLNPDGSIYYGAVWPGYTVFPDWVGAVLDGGGAIDWWIDEILRYSKKVAFDGIWIDMSEVSSFCVGSCGTGNLTLNPAHPPFELPGEPGNLVLQYPEGFNSTNSSEAMSASSASRQQEAATATTQAPTSTSYYRTTPTSGARNVNWPPYVINNSNGELAGHAVSPNATHHGGYLEYDVHNLFGHMILNATYQALLKVHEGKRPFIIGRSTFAGSGKWAGHWGGDNAALWAYMYFSIPQALSFSIFGIPMFGVDTCGFAGNTDYELCSRWMQLSAFFPFYRNHNILGAISQEPYVWSSVAEATKTAMRIRYSLLPYMYTLMARASLEGSTVMRALAWEFPAEPWLADADRQFMLGSALMVTPCLEQGASTVGVVFPGVGDGTVWYDWYTLAAVKGVEPGQNVTIDAPLGHIPLYLRGGNVVPTQEPGMTTTESRRNPWGLIVALDRDGSAEGELYLDDGESLEPDAVTWVHFSATNNSVAARPEGNYVDTNRLANVTVLGLPEAPSMVWLNGNLLATSRWSYSADSAVLSVQGLHDLSPEGAWAAAWELTWE, from the exons ATGGAGCCTGCAGCATCGCCGACTCGAGCCGCCCGACCTTTAGCGGTCAAGCATAAGGGCCGGTTCCCCGGATCGAGACCGTTTCCCAGCCGGGACACAAACACATACACAAGTACAAGCTCGGCCGAGATCACTTCATACCCCGCATGGCCTCCTCGCCGATCCGTCGTCGGGATCCGCGGTTGTACCGGTCTT GTTCAGTCCGCCGCTCCCAAGTCTAAGTCACCGCCGCCGTTATGGCGCTCCTCATCAACGGCCACCCTCGTTCAGTCCGTGTTGATTTTAGTCGGTGGCATCGCGACAGCCTTCGCGGAAGGAACCGGCATTCTTGACGTCACTTTGGACGCGGAGGAACAGGACGTGCAGCTGCAGGAAGGGCCCGACGCATACATCGGAGAACCAACAAAGCTCGATCAGGTTGGCCGGGCACCGCAGCACTCCGGCACATGGATTCTGGGGCTAGGAATTTATATCCCGCTCGGCCTCTTCCTTTTGTTGTTCCTCTTTGCTCTCACCTACTCGTTCAAGCGGCGCTCACGAATACCAAGGTCAAAAGCTACGGGATCCTCCCGGTTCATACAATCCGCCATCGCAATGTTCTCCTTCACGTTGCTATTGTGGATTACTGGGTTCTGTCTCAGGGCCGCTTCGGGTGACTACGATCATTCAGCCGTCTCGCGGACATCGTGGCAGCCGAATCAGACTGTTGCCCCCGCCCCCGTCTTTACCATTCCAGCTTCTGCCACCTTGGGCCGGAACGTCTTGCCCAACATCATCGATCCCGAAGCAGTCGACCCCCAGACTGTTTGCCCGGGCTACAAGGCCTCCAACATCGACGAGACCGAGGGTGGCTTCACGGCGGAATTGGACCTCGCTGGACCTGCGTGCAACGTCTATGGAAACGACATTGAGCACCTTTCTCTGTCTGTCGACTTCCAAGCCGATGATCGTGTTCATGTCGATATCCGGCCCCGTTTCATCAGCCCGGAAAACGAGAGCTGGTTCCTCCTTCCGGAGGTGCTCGTCccgcggcctcctcgcggTGCTCGGTATCAGCAATCCGACTCCGCCTTGATTGTGTCCTGGTCGAACGACCCtaccttctccttctccgtCAAGCGCAGAGAGACGAATGACACTCTCTTCTCGACGGAAGGGAAGGTTCTCGTTTATGAGGACCAATTCGTCGAATTCGCGTCTGCGCTCCCCGAGCGCTACAATCTGTACGGCCTCGGCGAAGTCATCCATGGCTTCCGCCTTGGCGATAATTTGACGA GAACTTTGTTCGCTGCCGACGTCGGGGACACCATCGACGCGAACCTCTACGGCAGCCATCCGATCTATCTTGACACGAGATATTTCGTTGCTGACGACTCGGGTGAGTTGACCTATGTCCAGAACACGACGGACAAGGCGAACAAGTACGTCTCGTACACGCATGGCGTGTTCCTCCGGAACGCCCATGCGCAGGAGATCCTCCTGCGACCGTCGAGCGTCACGTGGAGGACGCTGGGCGGGAGCATTGACTTGTACTTCTACAGTGGTCCGAAGGCACAGGACGTCATCCGAGCCTACCAGCAGACCGCAGTCGGATTGCCCGCCATGCAGCAGTACTGGTCCCTTGGCTTCCACCAGTGCCGCTGGGGATACAAGAGTTGGGCAGAGGTGGAGGACGTCGTCGACAATTTTGCCAGATTCGAGATACCACTGGAGACGATCTGGA CCGACATCGATTACATGAAGCAGTACCGAGACTTTGAGAATGATCCGGTGCGCTTCGGGTACACCGAAGGCTCCAAGTTTCTCGCAAAGCTTCATGCCAACCATCAGCATTACGTTCCGATCATCGACTCCGCCATCTATGCCCCCAATCCCGAGAATCCGGACGATGCCTACCCTCCATATGATCGCGGAGTTGAGGCCAAGGCCTTTATGTTGAATCCAGATGGCTCCATATACTACGGAGCCGTTTGGCCTGGCTATACAG TATTTCCCGACTGGGTGGGAGCTGTGCttgatggcggcggggcgaTCGACTGGTGGATTGACGAGATATTGAGGTATTCGAAGAAGGTGGCT TTTGACGGGATATGGATCGACATGTCCGAG GTTTCGTCATTTTGCGTCGGAAGCTGTGGAACCGGGAACTTGACGCTGAACCCAGCCCATCCGCCTTTCGAGTTACCCGGAGAGCCGGGCAATCTGGTGCTGCAATACCCGGAGGGCTTCAACTCCACAAACTCGTCCGAAGCGATGTCGGCCTCGTCTGCATCGCGCCAGCAGGAGGCAGCGACAGCAACTACGCAGGCCCCGACCTCGACGTCTTATTACCGCACCACGCCAACGTCGGGAGCGAGGAACGTGAACTGGCCGCCTTACGTGATTAACAACAGCAACGGCGAGCTGGCAGGGCATGCGGTGAGCCCCAACGCAACGCACCATGGCGGCTACCTTGAGTACGACGTGCACAACCTGTTCGGCCACATGATCCTCAACGCCACGTACCAAGCCCTGCTGAAGGTGCACGAGGGCAAACGGCCTTTCATCATCGGGCGCAGCACATTCGCCGGCTCCGGGAAATGGGCAGGGCACTGGGGAGGCGACAATGCCGCCCTTTGGGCGTACATGTACTTCAGCATCCCACAGGCCTTGTCGTTCTCCATCTTCGGCATCCCCATGTTCGGCGTCGACACCTGCGGGTTCGCCGGCAACACCGACTACGAGCTGTGCTCGCGGTGGATGCAGCTCAGCGCCTTTTTCCCCTTCTACAGGAACCACAAcatcctcggcgccatcAGCCAGGAGCCGTACGTCTGGAGCAGTGTTGCCGAGGCGACCAAGACGGCCATGCGCATTCGGTACTCGCTGCTCCCCTACATGTACACGCTCATGGCGCGGGCGAGTCTGGAGGGCAGCACCGTGATGCGGGCATTGGCGTGGGAGTTCCCCGCCGAGCCTTGGCTTGCAGATGCGGACCGGCAGTTCATGCTGGGCAGCGCCCTCATGGTCACCCCGTGCTTGGAGCAGGGCGCCTCGACCGTCGGCGTCGTGTtccccggcgtcggcgacggcaccGTCTGGTACGACTGGTACACCCTGGCGGCCGTCAAGGGGGTTGAGCCTGGCCAGAACGTTACAATTGACGCCCCGCTCGGCCATATCCCGCTGTATctgcgcggcggcaacgTGGTCCCCACCCAGGAGCCGGGAATGACCACCACGGAGAGCCGCAGGAATCCGTGGGGGCTCATTGTGGCGCTGGATAGGGACGGCTCGGCCGAGGGTGAGCTTTACctggacgacggcgagagCTTGGAACCGGACGCTGTGACGTGGGTGCAT TTCTCCGCCACGAACAACTCGGTCGCTGCGCGGCCGGAAGGCAACTACGTCGACACCAACCGCCTCGCGAATGTCACCGTCTTGGGGCTCCCCGAGGCTCCCTCGATGGTCTGGTTGAATGGGAATCTGCTTGCGACCTCGCGCTGGAGCTACTCCGCAGATAGCGCCGTCCTGTCCGTGCAGGGGCTGCATGACCTGTCCCCGGAAggggcctgggcggcggcgtgggaACTTACGTGGGAGTAG